A region of Vitis vinifera cultivar Pinot Noir 40024 chromosome 15, ASM3070453v1 DNA encodes the following proteins:
- the LOC104881747 gene encoding uncharacterized protein LOC104881747, producing MAEMPNSDPLPPATAHMLQALEAFLDTPPLPCVFRCIFCHNFIAQGHNFIQNLYPFSTAQLLFDYATGVNFRERDYPTLDAYVGEAPAGSHVDEVAIYCISCGKWLGWRIIRLHAYHPVIREGQFVLACGGGLGIQVEFQM from the exons ATGGCGGAAATGCCTAACAGTGACCCTCTTCCACCAGCAACTGCACATATGCTTCAGGCTCTTGAAGCCTTTCTGGATACCCCACCACTTCCTTGTGTGTTCCGCTGTATCTTTTGCCATAATTTCATTGCTCAGGGCCATAACTTTATTCag AATCTTTATCCATTTTCCACGGCTCAGCTCCTCTTTGATTACGC TACTGGTGTGAATTTTAGAGAACGAGACTATCCAACTCTTGATGCATATGTAGGTGAAGCTCCTGCAGGGAGTCATGTGGATGAGGTTGCTATCTACTGTATTTCATGTGGAAAATGGCTTGGGTGGAGAATA ATTCGGCTGCATGCTTACCACCCTGTAATCCGTGAAGGCCAATTTGTACTCGCATGTGGTGGTGGTCTAGGCATACAGGTTGAATTTCAGATGTAA